gcagGCCTGCGATCTCCTCCGCCAACTTTGTTGGGACTTTGGGGGACGATTTACCTGGGCCTGTGATGTGAACATGTTTAGTAGacgttgtttaacatcctcctcgGTCACTAATGGGCCGGAAAGTAGTTCACCATCCTCATGGGATGCGAGTTCATCATCCTGCTTCTCTCCAAATACAAAGCCCTAATATTTATGGAACACTTCTGCCTTCTGTACATCCTTATTAACAGCTTTACCATCTCCGTCTAGGAACGGAATCGGTCTGGTCCTTAGCCCGaccagccatggatttttcctTGATGTTTTTAGGTTCCCTTATTGCCATCTCTGCTGGGAATAGACAGTCACGGATGATCCTGTATCACACCCCACCCCGGTCTCTCTCAAGTCTCAGTCCCAAGCCACAGAGAAGCCAGAGCTGCTCCAgaactggcagggctggggagattCCAGGCCAGTTGTGGTGAGATGCAGCCAGGGCAACTCCCATCCTGCAGTCCCAGGAGAGGAAAATCAGATCTGGGAATCCCCCTGATCCCCCAGAGCCAATGGGGATGTGGCAGGAGATCATTCAGCCCTGGCAATCAGGTAGGAGATGAGTCCCATGAGCAGCGGCACCAGGATGAGCAGAGACACCCAGACCCCGATGCTGAGAAGGGAGAACCGGAAGGACTTCCGGGCCCAGAGATCTGCGTCGGGAGAGTTTGTCTTCCGCTTCTCGTTGGCCTGGGGAGAAAAGGGAGAGTCACAAGAAGCATAGCCCTGTCATCTTCCCTCTCTGCTATATCCCAGCCGCCGGTAGTCCCCAGCACCGAGACACGACCCCGTACCCCCTCTATATCCCAGTCCCCGGTAGCTCCTGGCACCAAGACATGGCCACGTACCCCCCGCTATATCCCAGCTCCTGGTAGCCCCCCATGCCAAGACATGGCCCCGACCCCCCGCTACATCCCAGTCCCCAGTAACCCCTGGCACCGAGACATGGCCCCATGACCCCACCACCCTATCCCAGCTCTTGGGAACCTCCAGCACCAAgacatggccccagccccccctcgCCCTATTATATCCCAGCCCCAAGAACCGTCCAGCACTGAGACATGTCCCCATCCTCCCTGCTGTATCCCAGCCCCCCTCACCTTGACAGCATAGATTAGGGCCAGCACtcccaggcaggagcagcagcagacaatgcTGCCTATGGCCAGGCAGCGGAGGGCATGGGGACGTGGGGTCCAGGCAGACGGCTCAGGCCGCGAGGGCCCCTCCTGGATCATCACCACAGTCTCTGCCTCATCCCCTGCAGGTTTCCCAGCGCAGCCGTTCCCCACACCGAGGGCCATCTCCTCCCCCATGAGGCACCGAGGGCTCCCCCAGCATGGGGCCGCAGGGGCACCTACAGGACAGAAACACAGATAGCCACAtgccacagccctgccctgccccgctgcAGCTGCTGTAGCCCCAGGCATGGCTAAGCTCCCCCTCGGGGAGGGGAATCGGGGTGCCCAACCAGCTCAGGGATAGGGTGTTGAGCCCAGAGTTACTAgggagcaccccccccccgcaccagctCCCTTAAGGCTGGGT
The nucleotide sequence above comes from Caretta caretta isolate rCarCar2 chromosome 6, rCarCar1.hap1, whole genome shotgun sequence. Encoded proteins:
- the TMEM265 gene encoding transmembrane protein 265; its protein translation is MGEEMALGVGNGCAGKPAGDEAETVVMIQEGPSRPEPSAWTPRPHALRCLAIGSIVCCCSCLGVLALIYAVKANEKRKTNSPDADLWARKSFRFSLLSIGVWVSLLILVPLLMGLISYLIARAE